Below is a genomic region from Sutterella megalosphaeroides.
CTGGCAGAGCCTTCACATGGGGACGCTCATTCAGGGGCAGGTCTATGCCCGCACGCCCGAAGAAACGAAGCGTCTCGCCGGCATCATGGAGTCGGAAATCGAACGGTTCGACGACATGATGAGCGTGCACAAGGAAACGGTGTTGAACGACGTGAACCGTCGGGCGGGCGAACGCGTGACGGTGACGCCCGAAATCGCCGAGATGACGAAGATGGCGCTGCGTGTCGCGGAAGAAACGGACGGCGCCTTCGAGCCCACGATCGGCCCCGTCGTGAATCTCTGGAAAATCGGTTTCGGGGGCGACAAGGTGCCGTCCGACGCGGCGATCGAAGAGGCCGTGAAGCACGTCGACTACCGCAAGGTAGAGGTCGGCGAAACCGAGGGTTCCTGGTACGTGCGGATCGCTCCGGGGCAGAACATCGACATGGGCGGGATCGCCAAGGGCTACATCGGTCAGAAGCTCTCCGAGCGACTCAAAGCGGAAGGGGCCGTGCACGCGCTTCTCGACCTGGGCGGGAACGTCGTCGCCGTGGGCGAAAAATCGCCCGGACACCCCTGGCGCGTCGGCCTTCAGTCGCCCGATCAAACGCGCGGAGCCTACTTCGGGGTCCTGACCGTCTCCGACATGAGCGTCATCACCTCGGGCGCCTACGAGCGCAATTTCGAAAAGGACGGCAAGCGCTACGGCCACATTCTGAGCGCGAAGACGGGTCGCCCCGTTCTCACCGACATTGCTTCCGTAACGATCGCCGACCGCGACGGCGGTCGTGCCGACGCGCTCTGCACGGCCCTTTTCGCCATGGGTTGGGAAAAGGCGAAGGCCTTTCTCGCCGCCCACAAGGACGTGCACGCAGTGCTCCTCTTGAACGACATGAAGACCGTGCACGTGAGCCGCGAACTCCGATCCGCCTTCACCCTGACGGACGAGACAATGCGCCTTGAGGGCGACATTCCCTGATCTCCTCAGCGCGGAAGGATTCTGCTATAACCTTCACCGCCTCTCTTCGAAGCGCCCCCG
It encodes:
- a CDS encoding FAD:protein FMN transferase, producing the protein MLSKSLFSAPAVKPFVFALSAALVATAGAAAAPELRAAEAPAVAEAQEVEYQLPWQSLHMGTLIQGQVYARTPEETKRLAGIMESEIERFDDMMSVHKETVLNDVNRRAGERVTVTPEIAEMTKMALRVAEETDGAFEPTIGPVVNLWKIGFGGDKVPSDAAIEEAVKHVDYRKVEVGETEGSWYVRIAPGQNIDMGGIAKGYIGQKLSERLKAEGAVHALLDLGGNVVAVGEKSPGHPWRVGLQSPDQTRGAYFGVLTVSDMSVITSGAYERNFEKDGKRYGHILSAKTGRPVLTDIASVTIADRDGGRADALCTALFAMGWEKAKAFLAAHKDVHAVLLLNDMKTVHVSRELRSAFTLTDETMRLEGDIP